The DNA segment GTATTCGTCTATGTGCTCACTAAAAAACAATGCTGACTTGTGATTTCTAACAATAGTCTCTGGAAATTCATGTTTGCTATAGCCAACAGGCCAACCAAATtctaaaaaatcaacaattttatAGTCATGATAACCATCTAACAATTTTCTCCATATAGgaatgttcattgttgaaggaacATGTATTTGTGATCCAATATAATTTGGAACCCctgatttaaaaacaatatcatgAAGAACAACAGGATTTTGACACACCTGATTAATATCATCATTTACATTATTATCTACCAGTGTAAAGtcatttacaatttttctaCATGTATGATCTACACAAGTACCAATATTAACagtacttttaaaacatttatctatATTTGATCTGCTTTGAAATTTTGAAGGCATAATACATGGTTTTGATTTTACATTGATTTCATTATGTGTGTCGGAATTGTCAGTTTGTGTTGATACATCAATAGTTTTAGCTGAATTACCACATACTTTTCCTAGTCATCTGTGTGCAGGAAAGTCATGTTGCCAATTTTGGACATAGTCTGAACCTCGACCTCGACCTGCATTACCCTGGAACTGTTTTTGACTTTGACAGTCTTTAGCAGCATGATTCATTATAGTTTTTCGTTTAATCCAGCATGAACTACAGAAATGTTCCTCCAATAAACCCAGAGTATTTTTGTGTAATTCTTTTTTGTTGCATGAACCTTTGTTGTAAGCTGAACAATAAAACCTAGGATGAGACTGATGCAAGCGACGTGctttgcaaaattcaaaattgtcattCCATGAAGCACGACCAGTTTCTATTTCTCGTAGTACATCTTTGTGAAATGCAAGCACATCAGACCATATAAATTGTTCACTATAAAACATAAGCTGTGTCAGATGTTCAGCACGTTTGTCTCTATATTCTGCGGGTtcaatattatgtataatgtaattttctcCCCTGACAAGAGCAGGCATACTTAAGGACATGAATTCGATATCGTCACTCCCGGCAAACTCATGAGgccatgcgatatgaaaaattgcCTTATCACTAGATTTTCTAGACGAACCAGATTTTGAAAggtttttattctttttgaGTTTGAATTTAGGATAGTTAAGTGTTTTGAATGTTTGTGTGAAATGAATCTCACCTTCTGATTCTGTATCACTATCGGAATCATCAGATATGAATAATTTGCTCACTAATcctttctgtttttctgttattttctgTTTCAAGTCTTCGTCTTTTCTCAAggattttaaatcaattttgttaGTTTGGTCCTGTTTTTGTTTCACGTTAAAGTCTGTTTGCTTAAGTTTCTTTTTCAGAGTTTTGTTCTTTTCGACAAGTTCACGCAATTTAATTTCTTCTAAAAGTTTTTCATTCTCTTGTTCTAGAGCTGACAAAGTCTCGTCAAGGCTTTGTTTCGGGGTTTTGGGTACATTACCCGCCATGGTTTCCAGCGCGCCATTTTCACTTTTATCGGGGGTGGAAGAAAGATTTTCTAAAGACATAGCATCAGCACCCTGTCCCTGATTACGTGTATCAAAAGAAAAGTCATAAGATATGTTCTTTGGACATCTGATCCCCGTTGGTCCTCTATGATCAACAACTTTGATCCCACAAAAGCTACAAATCCTTTGGGACATAAAAACGTGGTTTCCAAATTGGATCGATAATTGATGTGCTAAACATATCTCTTTTAAGAAAGAGCTATATTGGTGAATCTAAAACATGGAGTACGCCCcgaacaaattaaacaaaatgactaGCCATTTTTAACCAATTTAGAGGGGGAACTAAAAAGCTCAGAAATTCATAatgcattaaaaaatatgaaaaatggaaaatctcCTGGTCTGGATGGTTTTACAACtgagttttataaatttttttggCACGACATTAATACTTTCCTACTGCGTTCTTTCAAAGAATCATTTCAAGAAggtaaattatcaatttcacaAACACAAGGTGTTATCACCGTTCTACCCAAAGATGGTAAACCAaaacattttctataaaattggCGACCTATTTCACTGCTTAATGTAGACTATAAAATAGTATCAACATGTATTgcaaatagaattaaaaaagtCCTTGATCACCTGATTAGTGAAACTCAAACTGGCTTTATGAAAGGCAGATATATTGGTGAGTGTACGAGACTTATATATGACCTCTTGAAAAAAGTAGATGACGAAGATATTCCTGGCTTGCTTGTCTTGTTGGACCTTGAAAAAGCCTTCGATTCTCTTGAGTGGAACTTTATATGTGAAACCTTGAAATTTCTAGGTTTTGGGGACACAATAGTGAAATGGTTCACAACCCTTTACTATAATTCACAAAGCTGCATTCAAAATAATGGGTATCtatctgatttttttgtaatagagAGGGGGGTACGACAAGGGGATCCATTGTCTCCCTATCtctttattttatgtttggAACTGCTTAGTGCAtcaataaaatatgacaacaaCATAAATGGTATAAAGATTAAGAATTCTGAATTTTTACTCAGTCAGTATGCTGATGATTCGACTTTGATCCTGGATGATAGTGAAGAATCTCTCAACAGTGCTCTAGATAGGATAGACTTGTTTTACTCATGCTCTGGTTTGAAGGCTAATTTTGAAAAAACCCAAGTAATATGGATTGGGGCAAAAAGGGGCTGTGGTGAGGAgctaaacacaaataaaacaataatatggaACCATTCAGGAAATTTCAAACTCCTAGGCATTCAATATTGTTTGTCAAAAGTTGATATATGTGTTgataattatttagaaaaaattcaaaaacttaaaaatcttttaagtgACTGGTCATTTAGAAATATTACTATATATGGGAAAATTGTAGTTGTGAAAACTCTCGCCCTACCAATTCtaattcaatgttttactgttttaccAGATCCATCCCCAGATATATTAAAGCAGTTACAATCTATGCTATACAGATTTGTGTGGGATGGTAAAGgggacaaaattaaaagaaatatacttaTCTCAAATTACGAGGATGGTGGTGTAAAAATGCCACATAttgaatcatttataaaatcacTTAAGTTATCCTGGGTTAAAAAAGTTTTAGACCCCACAAATTATTCCTCATGGAAGGTTCTACTGGCAGATCACCTTGAAATGAATGGTGGTGAAAATATGTggcatttatcaaaatcagcactcaatgaaattaaaaaagaatttaaccCTTTTTGGCAAAATGTAATTTCATCATGGACCTCATTGTGTGAACCTCTGACCACAGCCCCAAGTGATATTTTGTCTCaaccattgtttttaaatgaaaatattatgattgatGGAAAAACagctttttacaaaaaatggatacagaataatgtatttttcataaatgatctCATTAAGGAAAATGGAGAATTTTACaattatgatgaatttattagaaattataatataaaaacaactttcTTAGATTTCTATGGACTAATCTTGGCACTGCCAAAGGAATGGAAGAATGTTATTCATTCTCAAGTATTTATCAAACTAAATACTGTCAGTCACAAAAATGTTACCGCCATAAAAACAGTTGATaaagtatcaaaacatttttataaattttttctAGATAAAATAAAGGAAACCCCATCACGCATACAAGAGAAATggaaaatgaaattgagaatagatATTGTGGCCGAAgaatggaattatttttttagtcttccttTACTTATAACTGAAGATCCCACTCTAAGGGCATTTCAATACAGATTACTCCATAGAATTCTAGGAACAAATACTTTACTTATGAAGTGTAAATATAGTGAAACAGAACTGTGCACTTTTTGTACTGAAActaaagaaacatacatacacCTCTTTTTTGAATGTAGTTATGTTCGAACATTCTggcttaatttttttcaaaagttagaAGATGTATGTAATGTAAGCTTTCTCCCAACCTTATCAAGTATAATCTTGGGTGTTAAACATCATCTATTTAAAGatattcttaatacatgtattctgatattgaaaagatatgtttatttatgtagaGTTAGATTTACAGTCCCATCTGTTGCTGAAGCAATTGAATggcttaaatattattatagggTTGACATGGTCTCTATGAATTTATGCTCTACCAGTAAAGCAATAAGATTAAAGGAAAAATGGTCAAGCATTGATAATATTATTAAGAAATAGAGCTCAATGCAGATGTACTCTGTAATCTATTACTgactttgtattttataatatttgtaacaAGTATGGTTAACTATATGTTTAGGATTTATAGCAGAATAATTTGTTTGTGCATCTTTATTTGTAGATgagatttgaaaatgatatgaaaataataaaatatatattacaaaaaaaaaaatgatgctatTAAATCAAACGTTCCAAGTGATGAAATTGCAATCCTCCCTTCGTAAATTTGACGGACGTTCTTGCAAGTAATTTAACCGTTATGCGAGCCTCAAATTGTCCCAAAATTGACATAAGTTGGTCATACGATTATGGAACTTGGAAATATCGTGCAACATGGGGCGAACATGGGATGGCTTCCGAACTTCACGTTACGCAGGTTGAAACATGATGTCGTAATGAGATAAATTGGCTACGAAAGCTTCACAAGACCTTCCGTGGTATTATACCTTCGGCAAACTATGGAAAGATTAATTCaattacttatttttatttttactttatccttatttttcacggtctttaaatttctatataaaaggAATTCTCTATcaaaatttctgaaattaaaatgaaaaaaataaaaagcaattACTGACTAAACTCAAAACGACCAAAATAcaatatgaagaaaaaagtttaattcaatACTATGTCATATGCCGGTGCTCGTTTAACCCTCTCCTATTCAAACCGGTACagcttatatatataattaccgGTGAAGccaattttaagattttttgggGGCATTTAGACTTGTTCCATCGCCATTTGATGACGCACAGATGTGGTGAAGGGCTTAAATTAATCCGCAGATAACCAGCAATGCGATTCAATGTGTATCTCTATCATTATTAGTTAATTAACAACACGCCCCTAACTCATAtgtaatttttctgtaaaaaaacatttatttttcttcgaAATTTTAGGAATATTCTCAAAAAGAAGTTCAAAGAAAACTGCTCTTTTAAgacgatttatgactttttttcaataactgTGGAGTGAGTTTTTGAAGAATAGTATTAAACTTATAGTTCTATCTTCTACACTTGTTGCAACTGTAATTTTAAGTGTAGCAGCGCAATCacaaacttgaaatgcgctaatTTTCCGAAGTCATTTCTTTGAGATATTATgagaaaagagacaaaaactactaaaatattctgaattttttttgcaaagttgaaatagatgttaCAAAACATGGTTTCGTAAGTGTTGCGGtatgataaagttgaaaatacttttgtttgaataaaggaacatgtatattttaatgaaaaattgacaatttaaagAGCGGATTCCTCCTAgatttgcgtaaaaatcatgcatttggCAACAAAAAATTATCCTCAGAACACACAAttccaaaagaaaacaaattgggTGAGAAtctttttactattttgtttttaattttcttcagaaGTAGTAGACTtcagtacttaaatttcaataacttCATTACAATGCCAGTGGCGCAGTTGTACGCTGATCTATACCAAGGCGCTGAGGTTGAGAGTTCGAATTCCACTGCCGGAGttggaaaaaataatttcctatatttaatgttatgtcacttaacttaacttaacttaactttactttcaatttcaaaaagaaaacctactattttttttttaaaagaaggtGTGTGCgaaattacccccccccccctttttttatccCCTTTGCTCCATCGGGCTCGGTCAAGGGTGTCCCAGATCAAGGTAGCATTGGTAATTCAATGAATTttccctttataaaaacaaatttcagcTGCTTATTGATTGAAAACGAATAAGACAAATAACTAGGGTCCAAGTTTGAAATCGGACAAGGACAGCGTCCAAAATCTGTTATTTTGAATGTTACCGACAACTATATTTCAAAGCCTATAGCACGTTATGCGTCTTTTTATACCACTATGATAACGTATATGGCTTCAACAGTCTCGAGGCATTGTGTTTCCACCCAAACCTGACCTTATTAGCGTACAAATATGTTCCTGTACGACTTTTTGCCCCAGGATTTcgtattttttcactttttctccaacagtcacgtgacttttgaaaatatactaCGTGACCAAAAAATGACGAATTatcttcaaaatttattatttaaaataatttaccaATTATCTTTCATTTGAGCCCAATATGACATATGTATGACCATTGATGAGAAAGCAgtattcatttaaactttgataATGTCTTTTCGATAAGTAAAGGTCGAAAATGCCTGAATGGAAAAGGGTTAATAACATGCAGTGAATCACCGCCTTTCTCTAGTTAATACTATTTGTCGCCTGGTGATGTGCCCATACACCAGAATTAACTTCTTTTATGGAACCGTTCAATCACAGTATAATTAAATTTGAGTCTTGAACATTCATAGAATATTCGCCACTGGACGTTGAGTGACCACTAGGCATTTATCTTTAAAGCATGTTTACTGTTCCTAGTCCTTAATTCTAGATATTTGCTTTGCTCTATTATATACAATTTCGTCAAAGAGAGAGAGAAgcgcttttaaaattttccaaaaacatTCAAGCTCCtcgtttttactttttgtgtaaGAAAACGAGCATTTTACTTCAAAtggttatgtttttatttattttttttaaatattctgattcccaatttgataaatattgtggTCCAGCAgatgaaaaaaacacatattcTGAATACAGATTTTCCTCATACCATaaagtgttaaaatttaaaaaaaacaaaattcaattgaGAACGTcgaaatactaaaaaaaaattactccgacaaaaaaaaacatttctccCTCCCtctttgaagttaaatggttgctctATAACTTCCTTTCATATTacctttttaaaaactttatagcATCCTTTAAGTTGTCTTGTTAATCTCGATGATGCACGTTGACAATCTGCTGATAAATTTAAAGAACCGTgcttcaaaatttcattaaaatattaatcgTGAAGCACATTGCTCGAACAATTCCCGCGCAAATGTGTGAATACGTTTTTAGCTGAAGTAACGTATCGGACGTAAGTGTATTTGatactattttctttattttcagatattaaaagCGTGTCTTATTTGTGATATGCTTAATTTTGAcacataaatttgatttagaaaAGAATGCTGTAATACCAGATTAAACAAAGACTCTTTATTCTTATTGTCGAAATGTAATACGTACTCCCTTTACGTTCGTTCGTAtcttttgtcaaattgtttgaAAGGTCTAATTCTACCTTATACACTTCGTACGCCGTGATATCATATTAGACGTCTCTGTGAAGTCGTGCAGAGTGGTAGAATGACTTCTCATTTACTGTCTCTAGTGCCTTTAGTAGACTGTTGTGATGCCCATAGcgttcttttttgttttgactGACTTCCATGTTCCCATCAACACTTTCCTCAGTTTACAACTAACATCAGTTTGTTATTgcactgaaaaacaaaaagcTAAATAAGATAAGGATATTATCGAATATTTAAAAAGGGCAAGTAGAAACATTTCAGAACGTGAAATAAGACAATTTTTACCTTCAACGAAGAGGATTTGCTCATCATTTTCTCTAAGATGTATTCTTTTTCCTGATTGGCTTATCATAAAAGAATGTCATTTTGCAGGaatta comes from the Mytilus trossulus isolate FHL-02 chromosome 3, PNRI_Mtr1.1.1.hap1, whole genome shotgun sequence genome and includes:
- the LOC134712741 gene encoding uncharacterized protein LOC134712741 isoform X2, whose amino-acid sequence is MSQRICSFCGIKVVDHRGPTGIRCPKNISYDFSFDTRNQGQGADAMSLENLSSTPDKSENGALETMAGNVPKTPKQSLDETLSALEQENEKLLEEIKLRELVEKNKTLKKKLKQTDFNVKQKQDQTNKIDLKSLRKDEDLKQKITEKQKGLVSKLFISDDSDSDTESEGEIHFTQTFKTLNYPKFKLKKNKNLSKSGSSRKSSDKAIFHIAWPHEFAGSDDIEFMSLSMPALVRGENYIIHNIEPAEYRDKRAEHLTQLMFYSEQFIWSDVLAFHKDVLREIETGRASWNDNFEFCKARRLHQSHPRFYCSAYNKGSCNKKELHKNTLGLLEEHFCSSCWIKRKTIMNHAAKDCQSQKQFQGNAGRGRGSDYVQNWQHDFPAHR